From the Solanum lycopersicum chromosome 10, SLM_r2.1 genome, one window contains:
- the LOC138338931 gene encoding uncharacterized protein encodes MAIEDNTSTYEGTNTSRSDTNCALYVHPSDNPGMMLVPVQFHRTGYRSWRRGVMRVLSVKNKLGFIDGSFEKPNANSPQLRQWKRCDDMELEDRYDQTNGAKLYQIQKEINELTQEILYITVYYTRMKKLWEELNTLNVKNHCSCVCVCGAKDGMHKAEQDRRLIQFLMGLNEVYTVVRGNILIMNPLPSTGQAFSLLIQQEKQREFKPIGRMPTDPVSLNAKVLDNKGHG; translated from the exons ATGGCTATCGAAGATAATACATCCACATATGAGGGAACTAACACATCTAGAAGTGATACTAATTGTGCTTTGTATGTGCATCCCTCGGATAATCCAGGGATGATGCTTGTCCCTGTTCAGTTTCATAGAACAGGATATAGATCTTGGAGAAGAGGTGTCATGAGGGTTTTATCAGTGAAAAATAAATTGGGTTTTATCGATGGAAGTTTTGAGAAACCAAATGCTAATTCACCTCAATTACGTCAATGGAAGAGGTGTGATGACATG GAGTTGGAAGATAGATATGATCAAACCAATGGAGCAAAATTGTACCAAATCCAAAAGGAAATCAATGAACTCACACAAGAAATTTTATACATCACTGTCTATTACACAAGGATGAAGAAGTTGTGGGAAGAGTTGAACACTTTGAATGTGAAAAATCATTGTAgttgtgtttgtgtgtgtggtGCAAAGGATGGTATGCACAAGGCCGAGCAAGATAGGCGTCTAATTCAGTTCCTTATGGGATTAAATGAAGTGTACACAGTGGTGAGAGGAAATATTCTCATAATGAATCCACTCCCTTCCACGGGTCAGGCTTTCTCATTGTTGATCcaacaagaaaaacaaagagaattTAAGCCTATTGGTCGAATGCCTACAGATCCAGTCTCTTTGAATGCAAAAGTTCTTGATAACAAAGGTCATGGATAA
- the LOC101249686 gene encoding uncharacterized protein has product MGAEVSKQIERRKAIDTQKKNLCDLKEKNGCNFPGYDYNVQDRKNWMSTLGPEKLHVNQIVWPGTHDSATDEIGIPFISRPFGQCQSLSIYEQLVLGVRVLDIRVQEDRHVCHGILLCYHIDVVINDVKKFLSETHSEIIILEIRTEFGHDDPPNFDKYLEAQLGEFLIHQHDNVFNNTVAELLPKRIICVWKPGKSPKPRQGSPLWNSCYLKDDWIDTDLPEKKFESNMKYLSEQPPITSRKFFYRVENTVTPQADNPVLWVKPVTERIHPYARLFIMECISRGYADRLQIFSSDFIEEDFVDACIGLTNARIEGKL; this is encoded by the exons ATGGGTGCCGAGGTGTCTAAACAAATCGAAAGACGAAAAGCTATCGATACTCAGAAGAAAAACCTGTGTGATCTCAAGGAGAAAAATGGATGCAATTTTCCTGGCTATGATTATAATGTACAGGACAGAAAAAATTGGATGTCAACACTTGGTCCTGAAAAGCTTCATGTGAATCAAATAGTTTGGCCAG GTACACATGATTCTGCAACTGATGAAATTGGAATCCCATTCATTTCTCGCCCTTTCGGACAATGCCAATCATTGTCTATTTATGAACAACTTGTACTTGGTGTTCGTGTTCTTGACATTCGTGTTCAAGAAGATCGACATGTATGCCATGGCATCCTTCTTTGCTATCACATTGATGTTGTTATCAACGATGTTAAGAAGTTCCTGTCTGAAACACATTCAGAGATAATAATCCTGGAAATCCGTACAGAGTTTGGACATGATGATCCACCTAATTTCGACAAGTATTTGGAGGCTCAGCTAGGGGAGTTTCTCATCCACCAACATGACAATGTTTTCAACAACACTGTTGCAGAGTTGTTGCCAAAACGAATCATATGTGTTTGGAAACCAGGAAAATCACCTAAACCTAGACAAGGAAGTCCTTTATGGAATTCGTGTTACCTAAAAGATGACTGGATAGACACTGACTTACCGGAAAAGAAATTCGAAAGCAACATGAAGTATTTGAGTGAGCAACCACCAATAACATCACGGAAATTCTTTTACAGGGTGGAGAACACGGTGACACCACAGGCAGATAATCCAGTACTGTGGGTGAAACCAGTGACCGAAAGGATTCATCCGTATGCAAGGTTGTTTATAATGGAATGTATTTCTCGAGGTTATGCTGATCgattacaaatattttcatcAGACTTCATAGAGGAAGATTTTGTCGATGCGTGCATTGGTCTAACAAACGCAAGGATCGAAGGGAAGCTCTGA
- the LOC101249967 gene encoding dirigent protein 22, producing MEKTSLIILLCFILMSMVQGVVLGPKAVEKWFKELPHAKQKVTKFHFYFHDITSGKNPTAVPIIKSKSPTFFGYVAMIDDPLTVGPEVNSTIVGRAQGIYGGAGQKEAALLMTLNFVFTTGKYNGSTLSVLGRNPAFHKYREMPIVGGSGVFRFAQGIATAKTYWMNATDAIVEYNVIVLHYDV from the coding sequence ATGGAAAAAACAAGTCTAATTATATTGCTTTGTTTTATTCTTATGTCAATGGTTCAAGGTGTTGTATTAGGACCCAAAGCTGTTGAAAAATGGTTCAAGGAACTTCCTCATGCAAAGCAAAAGGTAACTAAATTTCATTTCTATTTTCACGATATAACGAGTGGAAAAAATCCAACCGCAGTTCCAATAATCAAGTCAAAATCCCCAACTTTCTTTGGGTATGTTGCAATGATTGACGATCCATTGACGGTTGGACCCGAGGTCAACTCGACTATAGTGGGTCGAGCCCAAGGGATTTATGGTGGAGCCGGTCAAAAGGAGGCTGCCCTTCTTATGACCCTCAACTTTGTGTTCACAACTGGCAAGTATAATGGTAGCACGTTGAGTGTACTTGGTAGGAACCCCGCATTTCATAAGTATCGTGAAATGCCTATTGTTGGTGGTTCTGGAGTTTTTCGATTCGCTCAAGGAATCGCCACTGCAAAAACCTATTGGATGAATGCTACTGATGCTATTGTTGAGTACAATGTTATAGTCCTGCATTATGACGTTTGA